One stretch of Lucilia cuprina isolate Lc7/37 chromosome 6, ASM2204524v1, whole genome shotgun sequence DNA includes these proteins:
- the LOC111675420 gene encoding protein transport protein Sec24A, which translates to MSSYANTNYGQPPPMGQMNMVNGMPPVPQMQQQQLPPPQQQQQKQQYTGMSAMPPTINANMSKFMPPSMTSTSVTNPTAAIGNYTAPQNVNGPQPMAPTSQQQTQGPVTSNLPPHMRPPTANGPGSGNNLMSNGASTNATASANSSRTASPSIQLNQQQQQYNPTAQLQQQQFKPVIASGIANQPPTSSSLTNTTTPSNVNNLTGSMQNLNINRMNGPTIPPTSLPSSQSMQMPPKSAPIPSSQQQQVNNFQNNFKTSALNVQPPPPTSTAPPNFPPNVAGAPPSSRPLQPVAQPNTLRPPTSGSYGTSTSPLMSYPQSPSQNANFPATTTNMSGPLPPTSTASNNTMQQNQLNNNQTQMGQQRKPMYPTNQQLPPMMQQQQQHQPPPPLQQPYSAAYNYPQQKQQQQPVGTSQQPGMFNGQPNTGPLQYQNQPYQQQQQQPGQFPQGGSVLQQGFNRLWGQDTIDLMQNRHILSPATIVPPKIVLHNQFHESINCNPNIMRCTLAKIPESNALLQKSRLPLGILIHPFRDINSLPVIQCPNIVRCRLCRTYINPFVYFVDSKMWKCNLCYRVNELPDDFQFDPATKTYGDVTRRPEVRSSTIEFIAPSEYMLRPPQPAIYLFLFDVSIIAQQCGYLENVSSMLSKHLEDMPGDARTQVGFIAFNSNVHFYSMAEGYNQPHEMTLLDIDDPFLPRPDNLLVNLKECKELVKDLLNQLPKRFAETHDPGSALGAALQVAFKLMQASGGRITVFQTCLPNKGPGGLEPREDPNNRSAKDVAHLNPATDFYKRYALECSGYQIAVDLFLLNQQYSDLATISGISKHSGGCVHHFPLYQKTKPQLVDSLKHCFKRYLVRKIGFEAVMRIRCTRGLQVHTFHGNFFVRSTDLLSLPNVNPDAGYGMQISYEESLTDVKTICFQAALLYTNSEGERRIRVHTICLPVTASLPEVMHSADTEAIIGLLTKMAVDRSITSNIVDAREAFINATVDIMNAFKIAQNLPSGQTGQLIAPRSLSLMPLYILALLKHPAFRVGTSTRLDDRVFAMDCMKTLPLDQLMKFIYPEFYNIDVLFYNNNQNSNANPTNDDADDEDELPVVQRLQLSAEYLDSRSIFLMDCGTLIMVYVGLNVPVNILENVFGIKSTAELPDYYYGLPNVNSSENDTLKRFIMKLNDEKPYPPIVQIIRDTSTAKPQLIEKLVDDRSESSLSYYEFLQHIRSQVK; encoded by the exons ATGTCGTCATATGCTAATACAAATTATGGTCAACCACCACCAATGGGGCAAATGAATATGGTAAATGGTATGCCACCTGTACCACAAATGCAGCAGCAGCAATTGCCaccaccacaacaacaacagcaaaagcaACAATATACTGGTATGTCAGCGATGCCTCCTACAATAAATGCCAACATGAGCAAATTCATGCCACCATCAATGACCTCAACGTCTGTAACAAATCCAACAGCAGCAATAGGAAATTATACTGCACCACAAAATGTGAATGGACCACAACCAATGGCGCCAACAAGCCAGCAACAAACACAAGGTCCTGTAACTAGTAATTTACCACCTCATATGAGGCCTCCCACTGCTAATGGTCCTGGATCCGGAAATAATCTAATGTCGAATGGTGCAAGCACTAATGCAACAGCGAGTGCAAATTCTTCGCGAACTGCTTCGCCTTCTATTCAATTaaatcaacagcagcaacaatataaTCCCACAGCTCAGCTTCAACAGCAGCAATTTAAACCGGTAATAGCTTCTGGTATTGCAAACCAACCACCAACATCATCGTCATTGACCAATACTACGACACCATCAAATGTTAATAATCTGACGGGCAGCAtgcaaaacttaaatattaatcGAATGAATGGTCCGACTATTCCACCCACATCTTTGCCATCCTCCCAGTCTATGCAAATGCCACCAAAAAGTGCACCAATTCCATCTTCGCAGCAGCAACAGGTGAACAATTTTCAg aataattttaaaacatcagCTTTGAATGTTcaaccaccaccaccaacatCTACTGCTCCACCTAATTTTCCTCCTAATGTTGCGGGAGCACCACCAAGCAGTCGGCCCTTACAGCCAGTAGCTCAACCTAACACTCTACGACCCCCTACAAGTGGATCATATGGAACGTCTACATCTCCTCTTATGTCATATCCACAAAGTCCATCACAAAATGCCAATTttccagcaacaacaacaaacatgtcTGGACCACTTCCACCAACGTCGACAGCAAGTAACAATACAATGcaacaaaatcaattaaataacaACCAAACTCAAATGGGCCAACAACGTAAACCAATGTATCCAACTAATCAACAACTGCCTCCAATgatgcaacaacagcagcagcatcaacCTCCGCCGCCTCTTCAACAGCCATATTCTGCAGCTTATAATTATCCacaacagaaacaacaacagcaacctgTTGGCACTTCTCAACAACCTGGCATGTTTAATGGGCAACCAAATACTGGTCCTTTGCAGTATCAAAATCAACCCtatcaacagcaacagcagcagccagGTCAATTTCCTCAAGGTGGCAGTGTTCTTCAGCAGGGCTTCAATCGTCTATGGGGTCAAGATACTATAGATCTTATGCAGAATCGTCATATACTCTCACCAGCTACTATAGTTCCACCTAAGATTGTTTTACACAATCAATTTCACGAATCTATTAACTGCAATCCCAA TATAATGCGTTGTACATTAGCTAAAATACCCGAGAGTAATGCACTATTACAAAAATCTCGTCTTCCTTTGGGTATACTTATTCATCCATTCCGTGATATTAAT agCCTCCCAGTTATTCAATGTCCGAATATAGTTCGCTGTCGTTTATGTCGTACATATATTAATCCTTTTGTGTACTTTGTCGATAGTAAAATGTGGAAGTGTAATTTATGCTATCGGGTCAATGAAT TGCCGGATGATTTTCAATTCGATCCAGCTACAAAAACTTATGGTGATGTTACTCGTCGTCCTGAAGTACGTTCTAGTACAATTGAATTTATAGCACCATCTGAATATATG TTGCGTCCACCGCAGCCAGCTATATATTTATTCCTATTTGATGTTTCAATAATTGCCCAACAATGTGGTTATTTGGAGAATGTCTCTTCAATGCTTTCTAAACATTTGGAAGATATGCCGGGCGATGCTCGTACTCAAGTTGGTTTTATTGCTTTCAATAGCAATGTACATTTCTACAGTATGGCTGAGGGTTATAATCAACCTCATGAGATGACACTATTGGACATAGATG ATCCATTTTTACCAAGACCCGATAATCTGTTGGTAAATCTTAAGGAATGCAAAGAATTAGTAAAAGATTTACTAAATCAATTGCCAAAACGTTTTGCTGAAACCCATGATCCAGGTTCAGCCTTAGGTGCTGCCCTACAAGTAGCCTTTAAATTAATG CAAGCGTCTGGTGGTCGTATTACCGTATTCCAAACGTGCCTTCCCAATAAGGGTCCTGGTGGTTTAGAACCTCGAGAAGATCCAAATAATCGATCTGCCAAAGATGTGGCTCATCTAAATCCAGCAACTGACTTTTATAAACGTTACGCTCTTGAATGTTCTGGTTATCAAATTGCTGTCGATCTTTTCCTATTAAATCAACAATACAGCGATTTGGCAACAATAT cTGGCATAAGCAAGCACAGCGGAGGTTGTGTCCATCATTTCCCCTTGTATCAGAAGACTAAACCTCAATTGGTGGATTCGTTGAAACATTGCTTTAAACGATATTTGGTGCGTAAAATTGGTTTTGAAGCTGTAATGCGTATACGTTGTACACGTGGCCTTCAAGTACATACATTCCATGGCAATTTCTTTGTTCGTTCGACAGATTTGTTATCATTACCGAATGTTAACCCGGATGCCGGTTATGGCATGCAG ATTTCCTATGAGGAATCATTAACGGATGTAAAAACAATATGCTTCCAAGCAGCTTTGCTCTATACCAACAGCGAAGGCGAACGTCGCATACGTGTACATACAATATGTCTGCCAGTGACTGCATCTTTGCCTGAAGTAATGCATTCGGCTGATACGGAAGCTATAATCGGTTTACTTACCAAAATGGCTGTTGATCGGTCAATAACATCAAATATAGTTGATGCCCGCGAGGCGTTCATTAATGCTACAGTCGATATAATGAATGCATTTAAAATTGCACAAAACTTACCATCTGGTCAGACGGGACAACTTATTGCACCACGTAGTTTGTCTCTTATGCCACTATACATATTGGCTTTGTTAAAACAT cCTGCTTTCCGTGTGGGCACTAGCACACGCCTTGATGATCGTGTGTTTGCAATGGATTGCATGAAAACTTTACCTTTAGATCAATTGATGAAATTTATCTATCCTGAATTTTACAATATTGATGTattgttttataacaataatcAAAATTCAAATGCCAATCCTACAaatgatgatgctgatgatgagGATGAATTACCAGTTGTTCAACGTTTGCAATTATCAGCTGAATA ctTGGATTCTCGTTCAATATTCTTGATGGATTGCGGAACGTTAATTATGGTATACGTGGGACTCAATGTACCagttaatattttagaaaatgtctttg gcATTAAATCGACCGCTGAATTGCCAGACTATTACTACGGTTTACCAAATGTTAATAGTTCGGAAAATGATACACTGAAAcgatttataatgaaattaaatgatgAAAAACCTTATCCACCCATTGTACAGATAATAAG GGATACAAGTACAGCCAAACCTCAACTAATTGAGAAATTAGTTGATGATCGCAGCGAATCTAGTTTATCATATTATGAATTTTTGCAACACATACGGTCTCAGGTTAAATAG
- the LOC111675380 gene encoding rap1 GTPase-GDP dissociation stimulator 1: MASEMDELIEKLRATNVSPTNTSDNTTTILTEISATKDPKLFDKHDLAEFFLNLTQSNNVNVRKEAAKCIAEITKSEVQRKKFTKLEIIKVFIDCLRNVNNETETMELPIQICRALGNICYLNDEARDIILDLKGDVVLIKLLDITDVKDKTNALQFIKVRGGLLSNYLLGGEGLAKRAMELEIMQKIQNIIAIGVENVEENEDLLLNTLPLMSILTENVPDLNFDASLNIQLSRILAASTNPDLAEMCLELLHYQAENDDVKLLLAKDGLCETIYQLLEKYKTLASTSEARALMKLACELIVLILTGDESMHYLYSTSLLKNMEDWLDSDDVDLLTTGVLALGNFARTDSHCIHMVENKTMNKLLEVLAKNNGVKDDVRLQHALLSTLRNLVIPKPNKGAVIQAGLVETILPMLEIHQPPVVFKLLGTLRMTVDGQEKLALELLKNKNLIEQLVHWSKSSDYAGVTGESLRLMAWLIKHAYLSKIAYALPRKGDAPAEQLVDKIPPMEYDRTSLNEFISNDCTIEAMVNMLTSQHLVMQNEALIALCILCVVYLSSSKSPPSDEHAQLLQDAFIKYEVGKKLAELINKSSDTMTKEIVENLENFTNLLRTSDKLVAHLEQHNISELLKSIPILTEYCTI; this comes from the exons ATGGCGA GTGAAATGGATGAACTTATCGAAAAGCTTAGAGCTACAAATGTTAGCCCCACCAACACTTCAGACAACACAACTACAATTTTAACCGAAATATCTGCCACAAAGGATCCAAAACTATTTGATAAACATGATTTGGCAGAATTCTTTTTGAATTTGACACAATCGAACAATGTGAATGTACGCAAAGAAGCAGCAAAGTGTATAGCGGAAATAACCAAATCCGAAGTACAacgtaaaaaatttacaaaacttgAAATAATTAAAGTCTTTATCGATTGTCTGCGTAATGTGAATAACGAAACAGAAACAATGGAATTGCCCATACAGATCTGTAGAGCTCTAGGTAATATTTGCTATTTGAACGATGAGGCACGTGATATAATACTCGATTTAAAGGGTGATGTTGTTCTTATCAAACTGTTGGACATCACAGATGTTAAGGATAAAACGAATGCTTTGCAGTTTATCAAAGTACGTGGTGGCCTTTTGTCAAATTATTTACTTGGTGGTGAGGGTTTAGCAAAACGTGCCATGGAATTAGAAATCatgcaaaaaattcaaaacattattgCCATTGGTGTGGagaatgttgaagaaaatgaGGATTTGCTGTTGAATACTCTGCCCCTAATGAGCATACTCACGGAAAATGTGCCCGATTTGAATTTCGATGCCAGCCTAAACATACAACTATCACGTATACTGGCTGCATCAACAAATCCCGACTTAGCGGAAATGTGCCTTGAACTTTTACATTATCAGGCAGAGAATGATGATGTTAAATTATTGCTAGCAAAAGATGGCCTTTGCGAAACTATTTATCAGTTgctggaaaaatataaaactttggcGAGTACAAGTGAAGCCAGAGCACTAATGAAATTGGCCTGTGAACTAATTGTCTTAATTCTAACTGGTG ACGAATCTATGCACTATTTATATTCTACATCATTGCTTAAGAATATGGAAGATTGGCTGGATTCAGATGATGTTGATCTCTTAACTACTGGAGTTTTGGCTTTGGGGAATTTTGCACGCACAGATAGTCATTGTATTCATATGGTGGAAAATAAAACTATGAATAAGCTGCTAGAAGTCTTGGCGAAAAACAACGGCGTCAAGGATGATGTGCGTCTGCAGCATGCACTGCTGAGTACTTTACGCAATCTTGTGATACCAAAACCAAATAAAGGAGCTGTCATACAAGCCGGTCTTGTGGAGACTATACTGCCAATGTTGGAAATACATCAACCACCGGTCGTTTTTAAACTACTAGGTACACTCCGAATGACAGTAGATGGCCAGG aaaaacttGCTTTggaactattaaaaaataaaaatttaattgaacaaTTAGTACATTGGAGTAAGTCTTCCGATTATGCTGGTGTGACGGGAGAGTCATTACGCCTAATGGCCTGGCTTATTAAACATGCTTATCTTAGTAAAATCGCCTATGCGTTACCACGCAAAGGTGATGCCCCTGCAGAACAGCTGGTTGATAAAATACCACCCATGGAATATGATCGCACCAGTCTGAATGAGTTCATAAGCAATGATTGCACCATTGAAGCCATGGTCAATATGTTAACATCTCAGCATTTGGTAATGCAAAACGAAGCGCTCATTGCCTTGTGCATACTATGCGTTGTTTATCTAAGTTCGTCTAAGTCCCCGCCATCAGATGAACATGCCCAGCTGTTGCAAGATGCCTTCATCAAATATGAAGTGGGTAAGAAACTAGCAGAACTGATAAATAAATCTTCAGACACAATGACAAAAGAAATTGTCGAAAATCTCGAGAATTTTACAAATCTGCTGCGTACCTCTGACAAACTAGTTGCACACTTGGAACAGCATAACATAAGTGAACTACTCAAGTCGATACCAATACTAACAGAATATTGTACAATATAA
- the LOC111675389 gene encoding stress response protein nst1 isoform X2 → MPPASGSNSTTNAAVQAAAKAEREEKLRGALKSFIHKERQRKKEEFEAKLEEDRLRKEREARERQNDMTLEETRGQISKLEKKLNDLHKQKQQLFLQLKKVLNEDENRKKQQKDNEMYAIQALQAQQASAPQPQVFLPPVRVQHHQMPILTKPPSNAPVKRGRSPSPTQQGYYKTTNYSQPKHEEVRRGADSARVLWNKPHTQYQTPGTLFYQTTSNAPPPQPPPDARGPTIIYGHYNLPLRQGYHLELPPTSVPVSKSDVPGQKPTQVYHINLDLPPIPQAGGSGVGGVSSVQSQKPQITMEKISDRYHVEVKHDGPPTHGGPPPHQLPEGVVYTPLIPNMPLHPNVMQISGGPQQNTKPGTSITQGYVPGRSSTGHDPQQLSRQQNTVMSGQPGQQPQQPLHYPRRMF, encoded by the exons ATGCCGCCCGCTTCGGGGTCAAATAGCACCACGAATGCGGCGGTACAAGCAGCAGCGAAAGCGGAACGCGAAGAAAAACTTCGTGGAGCCCTAAAGTCATTTATACACAAGGAACGGCAAAGAAAAAAGGAGG AATTTGAAGCTAAATTAGAAGAAGACCGTTTGCGCAAAGAACGTGAGGCTCGAGAACGTCAAAATGATATGACATTGGAGGAGACTCGTggccaaatttcaaaattggaAAAGAAATTGAATGACTTGCACAAGCAGAAGCAACAATTATTCctgcaattaaaaaaagtgcTTAATGAAGATGAAAATCGCAAGAAACAACAAAAGGACAATGAAATGTATGCAATACAGGCCTTACAAGCTCAACAAGCAAGTGCACCACAACCACAAGTATTTCTACCACCAGTTAGAGTGCAACATCATCAAATGCCCATTTTGACAAAG CCTCCAAGTAATGCTCCCGTAAAAAGAGGTCGTAGTCCTTCGCCCACACAACAGGGatattacaaaacaacaaattattccCAGCCAA AGCATGAAGAAGTCCGTCGTGGTGCTGATTCTGCTAGAGTCTTATGGAATA AACCACATACACAATATCAAACTCCGGGAACATTATTTTATCAAACGACAAGCAATGCGCCCCCTCCACAACCACCGCCAGATGCCAGAGGTCCAACCATTATTTATGGCCACTATAATTTACCACTACGTCAAGGTTATCATTTGGAGTTACCGCCTACATCTGTGCCTGTTTCCAAATCAGATGTACCAGGACAAAAGCCTACGCAAGTATATCATATAAACTTGGATTTGCCACCGATTCCTCAGGCTGGTGGGAGCGGAGTTGGTGGAGTGTCAAGTGTTCAATCACAGAAACCCCAAATTACAATGGAGAAAATATCGGATCGCTATCACGTTGAGGTCAAACACGATGGACCTCCAACACATGGTGGACCACCACCGCATCAACTGCCCGAGGGTGTTGTTTACACTCCTCTAATACCCAATATGCCTTTACATCCCAATGTTATGCAAATAAGTGGTGGCCCACAACAG aataccAAGCCCGGTACGAGCATTACACAGGGTTATGTCCCAGGTCGAAGTTCGACTGGTCATGATCCCCAACAGCTTTCACGGCAACAAAATACGGTCATGTCGGGACAACCTGGTCAACAGCCTCAACAACCATTACATTATCCTCGTCGTATGTTTTAA
- the LOC111675389 gene encoding stress response protein nst1 isoform X1 has protein sequence MPPASGSNSTTNAAVQAAAKAEREEKLRGALKSFIHKERQRKKEEFEAKLEEDRLRKEREARERQNDMTLEETRGQISKLEKKLNDLHKQKQQLFLQLKKVLNEDENRKKQQKDNEMYAIQALQAQQASAPQPQVFLPPVRVQHHQMPILTKPPSNAPVKRGRSPSPTQQGYYKTTNYSQPKHEEVRRGADSARVLWNKPHTQYQTPGTLFYQTTSNAPPPQPPPDARGPTIIYGHYNLPLRQGYHLELPPTSVPVSKSDVPGQKPTQVYHINLDLPPIPQAGGSGVGGVSSVQSQKPQITMEKISDRYHVEVKHDGPPTHGGPPPHQLPEGVVYTPLIPNMPLHPNVMQISGGPQQVYNTKPGTSITQGYVPGRSSTGHDPQQLSRQQNTVMSGQPGQQPQQPLHYPRRMF, from the exons ATGCCGCCCGCTTCGGGGTCAAATAGCACCACGAATGCGGCGGTACAAGCAGCAGCGAAAGCGGAACGCGAAGAAAAACTTCGTGGAGCCCTAAAGTCATTTATACACAAGGAACGGCAAAGAAAAAAGGAGG AATTTGAAGCTAAATTAGAAGAAGACCGTTTGCGCAAAGAACGTGAGGCTCGAGAACGTCAAAATGATATGACATTGGAGGAGACTCGTggccaaatttcaaaattggaAAAGAAATTGAATGACTTGCACAAGCAGAAGCAACAATTATTCctgcaattaaaaaaagtgcTTAATGAAGATGAAAATCGCAAGAAACAACAAAAGGACAATGAAATGTATGCAATACAGGCCTTACAAGCTCAACAAGCAAGTGCACCACAACCACAAGTATTTCTACCACCAGTTAGAGTGCAACATCATCAAATGCCCATTTTGACAAAG CCTCCAAGTAATGCTCCCGTAAAAAGAGGTCGTAGTCCTTCGCCCACACAACAGGGatattacaaaacaacaaattattccCAGCCAA AGCATGAAGAAGTCCGTCGTGGTGCTGATTCTGCTAGAGTCTTATGGAATA AACCACATACACAATATCAAACTCCGGGAACATTATTTTATCAAACGACAAGCAATGCGCCCCCTCCACAACCACCGCCAGATGCCAGAGGTCCAACCATTATTTATGGCCACTATAATTTACCACTACGTCAAGGTTATCATTTGGAGTTACCGCCTACATCTGTGCCTGTTTCCAAATCAGATGTACCAGGACAAAAGCCTACGCAAGTATATCATATAAACTTGGATTTGCCACCGATTCCTCAGGCTGGTGGGAGCGGAGTTGGTGGAGTGTCAAGTGTTCAATCACAGAAACCCCAAATTACAATGGAGAAAATATCGGATCGCTATCACGTTGAGGTCAAACACGATGGACCTCCAACACATGGTGGACCACCACCGCATCAACTGCCCGAGGGTGTTGTTTACACTCCTCTAATACCCAATATGCCTTTACATCCCAATGTTATGCAAATAAGTGGTGGCCCACAACAGGTATAT aataccAAGCCCGGTACGAGCATTACACAGGGTTATGTCCCAGGTCGAAGTTCGACTGGTCATGATCCCCAACAGCTTTCACGGCAACAAAATACGGTCATGTCGGGACAACCTGGTCAACAGCCTCAACAACCATTACATTATCCTCGTCGTATGTTTTAA